The genome window ACTTGCAATAAATCTTTTTTGCTATGTCATCTATGTAACACTTGATTTTCCCTTTGATTAAACTCATAACAATGTGTCTGTTTGCCTGGACATGGGTCAGAGAGCAGGGACCTGCATGCACTATCCTCACCACTACCCCCCTGCCACTTAACACAAAACCCACCACCCACCATGCCCCCTGCCTGACCAGTTCCTACCCATCCTTCAAATCTCACTCAGCTATGACTTTCTGGGAGGCAGCTTCCCTGAGCACCCAGACTAGGGGACACATTTCTTTATACAGCCCCATAGCTCCCTGACCACCGCTTGTAACACTGTGAAAGCACCTGGTTTTAATACGTGTATCACCTACTAGACTTTCTATCTTGTTCCTCTTTGTCCCAGTACCTAAAACAATGCTTGTCACAGGACTCCTCTCAGGTCGCCTACAAGAGCGCTTATGAAGATCTCTAAAATTGCATGCAAAATTCTGTGTGCATTGGGGAAATAGTCCACAACTTTTGTCAGATTTGCAAAGGGTTCTAAGACCTGAAAGAGGTTCAGAACCTTTCTCCACATGCTGAAGGCGCTGTCTCCCCTTCAAAACAGCACTACCAACCCAAACTTCTACTATGAGAAACCATCCCCTCTAGAATACAGGCTCCAGGAGGGCAAGgatgtttatctattttgttcattgatgTATCCCAAGTGCCTgcaatggtgcctggcacattctAGGTATAGGTGTAAAATGACCAAACACAGTCTCAGATGATTGCAACAGTTGTATAGACGATACATGcattggttttctattgctgagtGACAAATTACCCAAAACATAGTGCCGTAAaacaacatttgttatctcagtTTCTCTAGGTCAGGGGATAGGGTGCAGCTTAGCCGGGTCCtctgcttcagggtctctcacaaggctgcaaaaTGCCAACCAGGGAGGCAGTCAGCTGTAGGCTTGACTGGGGAAGCATCTGCTTCAAGCTCACTGTCATGCTGAGTGATccagttccttgctggctgtaGGCTAGAGGCTGCCCTCAGATCCTTACCACATGGGCCTCAACATAGGTCAGCTCAGAATATGGAAGCTTGTTTCATCAGAGTAAACAAGAGGGAAGAGTGAGAAAACAAGAGAGTGAGAATGAGAAGAGAGGgcaagagcaagagcaagagcaacTAACAAGACAGACATGACAATCATTTGTAACAACTTTGGAAGTGGCTTCCCATCACCTTTGCTGTGTTCTGTTTATTAGAAGCAAGTCTCTACGGCTAGTGCACACTCCAGGGAGAGTATTACACAAGAGCATAAACACAAGGAAGAGGGTATTGCTGGAGACCCCAGTGATCTTAGAGGCTGCGTATCAGAGGACATTTACAACATGTTTTCTTATATAGCATCCAGCTCGACTGAACATCCAGAGCAGAAGGTGCGAACCAAATGCCTACAGGTGAAGCAGATGACAACAGGAGGGAAGAAATTTGTTGTGGGAGGCTCAGTGGACAGCTGAGCCTTTGCCCCTCCTCCAGCAGATCTCTGCCCAGCAGGAATGTAGGTTGACTATTATCAGATCTTCTAAATTTTTGAAAGAAGCCAAAGTCCAGATTTTTATGAGacatttcttgattttaaaaactatggTAATCAAACAAAAACAGTCTCAGGATTAGCAGTTTATGACTTCCCTATGGCAGAAAGAGCCTAActcatttctatttcttataCCTGTTGTATGTGGCTTCTATCTCTGCTACCTATCCCCCCGCCCCCATCCCACTTGCTCATTGAGGGTAAGGACCTAGCTAATTCACTTTGGGCATTTTCCACAGCTCTTTGCATGTAGCAGACCAATATTGTCGAATGAATCATGAAACTGCTGACACATGTCTCCTTAGGGGCCATTCCTGTAATCCTAGAGCAGTAGTTAAAAGACAGTTCTCTAgagctgtccagttagctcagttggttagagcacagtgttataacaccaaggtcaagggttcagatccccttacgaTCCAgcgccaaaagaaaaaagtggctTCTGGTGTCTAAGTTGCAACCTGGCTCTGTCGCTTGCTGCATGGCCTTAGGCCCACAACTTTCGAGagagcctcagcttcttcatctgtaaaacgaaAATCTCTCTCTAAGAGTTGTTCTAAGGATTAACTGAAATAATACACATGAGGAACCTAGCACAGATCTTAGCACACCGCAGCAACTGAATAGATGTGAGCTATTCTTAATTGGCATCACCCACGTTCTTGCTTCACTAGCTTCCTGCCATGTCTCCCCTTAATCCATTATCAACCATCATCTACCTCTATCTACCTGGCTGGCAGCTAGAGTAAGCCTCTAAAATGCAGATATGTCATTGTCAGTAAAGGGTTTAAATTCTTCAACACTTGCTGATGCCCTTAGTAGaagaaaatccaaactccttaacaCGGTGCTCCTAGCTCTTTGGAGCTGCCCAGCAGTCAAGCCTCCTCTGCCATCTCTACCTCTCTTTGCACTTAGCATTCCAGCCACGCAGAAGCTCTCCTTCCCTGAGTGCTCCATACTTTCTGCCTTTGCAAATGCTATTCCCTCATCTCCCCATTCCTACCACCCCTTCTAGATGTTCCAGCTGTGTGTTATCAGCGAATTCTTCATGCTCCTTGCTAAACCTGCAGACACAATACCTATTGTCCTCACCACCCCCTCTTCCAAGCACGGGGCTAGCAGAGAATAGGCAAAAGATAAACTTGTGGAATCGGCCACAGCAGTGCTGACCCGTGAGCAGATAGCGCCACCTGTTGACCCAACTTTGTACTTCAGTACCTAGAAAAAAGACACAGCCTACCCCTAAGGTAGATGGACAATGGTTTTGAAGTTTTCGAGGGATCCATCCAGTGTCTCCACTCACACCAAACTTAGCAATGAAAAGAGCCAactttattgagtacttactgtatactaggcacttttctaagtgctttagtcattaacatatttaatttttacccAATGAGGTAGGTAGCTTTATAGTCTTTTTATGGATGGGGTAACTGAAAGGCAGAGAGGCTAAATGTCTcacccaagaccacacagctggaAAATTTCAGCTGAGACTTAAGCCCAAGCAGTCTGGCTTGACCTGAACTTGTAGGCCCCAAACCCACTGCCTTTATTGTCTCCTTTACTCCATCTCCTATGACCTAGTTACATCCCAGACACCTCCACTCACTGTGAAGGCCCACTTTGAAGGTACTGCTATTACAGTGGCATTGATGTCAACCAAGATCCCATCTGCAGTGACCCACACATTCTGAAAGCTGCACAGTCCTCTGAGACCACTCCAGACAGGTATTAGGCTTGGCCCCTCTTCAGTGTGACAGCAATGTAGCCCTCCGCCCTGGCTTCCATATTATTGCTCTGCTTGTGTGACCTCCAGCAAAGAACCACCTGCTCTGAGCCTGCATTTCCTCATAGGACCTTTAGCCCAGATGAGATGTTCAGATATTTTATGAAGGAGCATAGTCAGATTCAGGTGAGCATTGAATGGCAGTGGTTATCACTCAGTCCCCTCCCTGGGTCACTTCCCATGAAGCCAGGCCCCTTCAGACCTTGATATTGCCATTTAGAACCAAAAGGTTGGCTAATGGCTTTTTAAATCCCATCGAAATCATTCCTTTGTATCATTTGTGGAAATGCCTGCTTGTCTCTTCTCAATTTCAagttgtttttgaaatatttattgagcacttcctaCACCCATCATTATAGATACTCAGTAAAGCGTCATAATAGGCTTTAcatgctgggaatatacccagaggaatggaaatcatcaagtcgaaggtatacctgttccccaatgttcattgcagcactctttacaatagccaagagttggaaccagcccaaatgtccatcatcagatgagtggatacggaaaatgtggtacatctacacaatggaatactactcagctataaaaatgaatgaaatactgccatttgcaacaacatggatggaccttgagagaattatattaagtgaaacgagtcaggcacagaaagagaaataacacatgttctcacttattggtgggagctaaaaattaatatataaattcacacacacacacacacacacacaaaaaaaaaaaaaccgggggtggggggagaagatataacaaccacaattacttgaagttgatacgacaagcaaacagaaaggacattgttgggggggagagggaggagggagggaggttttggtaaggggcaacaataatcaaccacaatgtatatcgacaaaataaaagttaaaaaaattttaaaaaatagataggtagacagataaaataaataaataaataaataaattgtgtgcagtgaaaaaaaaaaaaggccttacACATGTAAacgtacttcacaaagttcatggaaaaacagaactaaaagattatatgaatttttccatgaagttttgaagatccctcatattaactcatttaaccctctTAATAGCCctatgattatccccattttacagatgaggaagctaacGCACTGAGAAGTGGCATGTTAGCCACTAGCAAGGGGTAGACCCGCAACAAGGCCGTACTTTTAAACACTACATTAGGCTCTTTCTACTGGTAGAGGCTGTCTGCTTTCTTCACTCCCAAATGCCAAGCACACTGCTTTGTACACAGTAGGTATCAACAAACTTgtttaatatatatgtacatacacataaacacatagtCACACACCAGTGTGACAAATACCCCTTCTTCAAATAAGACAGAACTCTATCACACTCTAGGCTCTGGAGACTCTCCAAAGAGAGTCTAGGCCTGGCAGTCTTCACGAATGACCCCTAATAGGCAGCACTTTTATTAGACAAGTGGGAAGAGGCAGGGTGCACCTGGGGTATATGCTGTCTGGGGCCTCATGCGGGCCCAGAGCTCTGCTGCACCCTCTTCATCAGCTCTTCATCCTGCATAGACAACTCTGTCAACTTTTTGCCCATCCGCTCATGGATGTCCAGGTACTTGGAGACGCATCGGTCCAGGCACACAGACTCGCCCTTAGACAGCTCTGCTTCCTTATAATGGGGAGGCACGCACTTCCGGTGGCAGGCACTGGTCATTCTGGAGGAAGGGACAAAGCTGTGTCAGCAGCATCATGTGACATCCGGGAAGCCTCAACCACTCTAGCCCTACTATACTGATTTTACCTCCCCTGAGAAAGCAGTGTAAATCTTCAGATTGCACCTCAACCATCCTGGAAGGTCCTTCCAGGTAGGAAGCTTGTCTGAGCCCATGTATATAATAAATTAAGTAGGAACCATTTGTTGAGTACTGGCTATGTGTCAGGCATCATGCTAAGTGCTTTTACATGGATTATGTTATGCAGTCCTTACAATaagcctattttacagatgaagaaattaaggtACAGAGAAAGGCTCAGTAATTTGCTACGGATCTGACAGAGCTGGGAATAGAACCCAGGTAAACTGACTTCACagcctaaatttaaaaattattcaaagttATAGCCTCTGAAATAAATCAGCCCATCAAGATAGCATAAgctagggttggccagttagctcagtcagttagagctcagccttataacaccaacgtcaagggttcggTTCTGGCCagcagtccaaaaaaaaaaaaatcttctgatgATAAAAATGGCAGACATTTGACCATTTACTATGTGTTGGGCTCAACGCTAAGAGCTTTCATACGTTTAGTATTTAAAATCTCTCTATGAAGTAGGCACTACTATTAtgaccattttatagatgaggaaaccaactGTCAGTCAAACAgtctaagtaacttgcccaaggctatACTGCTGGTGACTGTCGGAGGCTGGATTAGTTCCCAAATTTGCCAGATGGTTATGAGCGATAGTTGTGGAGTCAGACTAATCCTGACATTGCTGACCAGCTGTAGACCCTGGGGAAGTTATTTAACCACTAgaaacctcaatttcctcatcttaaaatgaGAGTAATAGAATTAACCCAcaggattattttgaaaattaaaaaaagataatgcgTGTAAAATGCTCAACAATTGCCTGACATAgactaaaagtttaaaaatatgttaattgcTAAATGGGCTTTGTGCTATTCTTTAAAAGGCAAATGCTCAGATGTTCTCGGAACCTAACCAGCGCCTGGATTGgtgtttctcttcctgtgcctctCCTTCATCACCAGTTCCATTCCCATCTAAATGCCCAATTCCTTCTACTGATATCTGCATTAGTGTCAACCATTAGGGGGTGGGAGGAGTTAGCATGAACCTCAGGCTCCCCTACATTCAGGAGGGCATTTGTTAGGAGTCATCCACCTCTGCCTTCGGTAAGGGTGACCAAAGCTAATTTTCCAAGGCATGGTAGTGCAGAGTCGGCTTTCATTACCTGTTGTACATATCAGCCATCATCTCCACCTCCAGCTCCGCCGCCAGCTGTTGGGCTCTGAGTGGATCCATCCCGGCGCGGCACCGTGGTGATCTTCTGGCCTCCTAGTCCTGGGAGAAGAGATCACCGTTACCACCCTTCCCGTTTACCCTCCTAGCAGAGGAGCTAGAGGAAGCGGAGGAATAACAGCGACAGACCAGCAAGGGCTACTGACCTCAGTGGGCTTAaacacccatttcacagatgtgaaaactgaggggGAACATTGCTGAGCCAAGGTCACACGGAACGTCACTAATGGGCCTGGAAACCGAGCCCGGGAACCCTGCCGCCCCAATCCTTCGAGGTCACCCCTATCCAGGAGAAGATCGAGACTGGAGCATAACCCTCTAAACCGCGGGCCTGAACCTACTGGGACTCGGGAATTCGATCGTACGCGGAACCCTGGCGCCTGGAGCCCGGCCCAAACCCTGCACCTCTGAAATGGCAACGTCATCATCAGTCACCTTGAGGTGAGAGGTCATGGGTCACTCACCATGGCCTGGGACGGGTCACAATGCCCACGCAATCCCCAACTTCGGGCATATACTAAAACTCACCCGGTGCCGAGGTACGCTGAAACGGAAACACGTGGATCACTTCCGGGGGAAGTCCCGCCTCTTCATGGGTCAGGACTCAATTACGAAATGAGGTACCCACGAGGCGGTGCTGGGAGATCGGCTACCACAGAGAGGGAGCTGCCGGCCCCGCCGATGGGAAGGGCGACTTCCAAATGCTAGAGGGGACGCCAAGATACCATAGAGTCGTGGGCGGAGTACAGAGTGCCTGCGGTCCGATTAGTCTTCAAGTCCCTTGGATTGTCACGGAGGCGTCTGAGTGTCTTGGTTCTGCAGGAAGGGCAGGACGACAGAGATCAGTGAACCTCACTCCCACCCCGGAGAGCAGACGCCTGAGCGCAAATAAGGCGTGGAAAAGGAAGGACGCTCCCAATCAACGGTTCTCAGTTTTCGTTGCACGTTTAAACCACTTGGGACGCTTTTTAAAATCCCGATGCCCCAGGCCTCGCTTCATACCAATTCAGTCAGAATCTCTGAGACTAGGACCCAGGCCTCAGTCAAATTTAAAATTCCCCGTGTGATTCCCATGCACACCCAGGTTTGAGAACTGGTGCTCCATGAGACGTTGTGCGGTTGCTGCTGCTGTGTAGGTGGGTGGCAAAGCCAACTTTGAGGTTGCAGAGATAGGCGAGACACGGTGTCTGCTCTCAGGAAGATGAGACATGTATAGAGCATTCAACATCTGCTAGGCGTCCTGAGCGAATGATGAATAGGAGCAATTGTGGGTGCTACCAGAATTAATCGAGTGCATTTGGGTGCACCGGGGAACGCTTCATCTCTCAAGACTTGGTGTGTTCCCCAGTCCTCACCGTCCACCCCCTAGCCCCCCAAAAGAAACATCCCTCAATCCCTTGATTGTTTACACCATTTTCCAGTAAACTAAATTTACAGGATGTGAGTTAATGACTCAAGGATACATTGCTCGTTGGAGAAGGTGGGCTAGACATTTTACATGTGTGGTCGTTATATGCTTCCCTAATTGTCCACGACAGTCCCGATTTTAAACAGTTGGCCTCACTACTGCTCTAAGGACTCATCTTTGTCAAACCCTGTGCCCTGATTTTTTAAGATTGAGGTATAACATTCATACAGTAAAGTGTGGAAAGTACACAAATCtcaagtttaatttaaaatatatatccacGTTTATATAACCACCACCcaaatcaatacataaaataCTTCCCACAACCCAAAAAGTTATCTCATGTTCCTTCCCAGTCAATATCCCCtctctgatttctatcaccactACGCTGATTTCTATAACTGCTAATTAGTTGTCCTGTTCTTaaacttcatgtaaatggaattatacattattgtctgttttgtgtctgacttctttagCTCAACATAGCTGTAAGATTTCATCCATATTATTGTTTGTATCTGTTGTTCACTGTTTTATTGCTGTCTAGTgttttatgaatataccacaattcttttatccattttccttttgatggacatttggattatttccagttttttgctgttatgaataatgctgctatgataTTGTTGTACAGATGCTTTAGTGGACATATCTTGCCCTggtttttgcttttgaaaatataGCCAACTTATTACTGAAGATTAAGAAACTTCAtggggggccggcccatggctcacttgggagagtgtggtgctgataacaccaaggccaaaggttcggatccctattatagggatggccagttatctcacttgggagagcgtggtgctgacaacaccaaatcaagggtcaagatccccttactggtcaccttttcttaaaaaagaaagaaagaaaaactgcatgGGAAAAGGAGATGGGTTCTTATAAGAGAAATCTGTCACCTAAATGGAATATTTGCTGGGTTTTAtgaaaggttacatactgtatgattccatttaaatgacaTACTCGAAATGACAAAATTAGAGAATTAGAGAAAAAagtagtggttgcctggggttgGTGAGGGGAGAGAAGTGTACCTGTAAAGGGTAGCACAGGAGAGATCTTTGCGGTTCTGTATACTGATTGTCATGGTGGTTTCAAGAATCCATACAtgggggccggccctgtggctcactcgggagagtgcggcgctggtagcgccaaggccgcaggttcggatcctatatagggatggccggtgtgctcactggctgagtgtggtgcagaccacaccgtgctgagggtcccgatccccttaccggttaaaaaaatatgtataaagaaataaaatattttttaaaaaaaaaagaatccagacaTGGGATAAGATGTCAtagaactatacacacacattgtaccaatgtcaaaTTCCTGACTTTGGTATTATATACAGTTATGTAAGATTTAACATTTAGTGGAAGCTGGGTGAAGAGTGTACAGGTCCTCTCTGTACTATTTGTGCAACTTTTATTCCTGTGaacctataattatttcaaaataaaaagtttaaaaaatactacaaaaaagaaaacaaatcaaaaagatAATGTAACCACCTACTCCATGGTACAtgttcaataaaaagaaatcattgttattattttttatttgtagacTTTTATTAGTACACAtttaaaacttacagaaaagtagAGAGCACAGTATATTGAACTTCCATATACCCATCACCAGGATTTAATAGTTATTAACATCTGGCCATATATTCATCTGTTTTTATCTCTAACAGATAAAGACTCTTTTTTTTTACAATGCCATTTTCATATCCTCAAAATTATAGTAATTTCTTAATGTAATCTAATGCACATATTCAATTTTCCCCAATTTCTcaaaaataccttttttaaaaaattgtggtaagaacacttaacatgagacatacctgctttaaaaaatgttaagtttcttaaaaataacacaatagagtattgttaactatatgcaCCCTATTGCACGGCTGATCT of Cynocephalus volans isolate mCynVol1 chromosome 4, mCynVol1.pri, whole genome shotgun sequence contains these proteins:
- the TIMM10 gene encoding mitochondrial import inner membrane translocase subunit Tim10, producing the protein MDPLRAQQLAAELEVEMMADMYNRMTSACHRKCVPPHYKEAELSKGESVCLDRCVSKYLDIHERMGKKLTELSMQDEELMKRVQQSSGPA